aggttcaaacccaacttactaccattgtgtccctgagcaagacacttaaccttgactgtctccagggggactgtccctgattgtaagttgctctggatgagggcttctgataaatggcacacatgtaaatgtcaatgtagaATCACCAGGAAAGAAAATGATAGGGCCACTAGATGGCATGATGTACCATTAATATATAAGACGGGAAGTCAGACCTCAGACTTTGAAACTGGGgagaataaaaatgcaacacaaaatgcaacacaaaaggcaGCTGCAGCTTTTGAAGATCAATTTCATTACGTGTGGATAAAAatactataaaaataaaaaaaatatttgaaaaaaggATATTTAATTGGACATTGTTTTGTAATTCACATTTTAACTTTcgattctctttttttccttgaAACAGGGATGAGGAGACTCCTTCTCAGTCCCGTCAGATGTTCAGGATCTGAGTGTAGGTCCTGGGGGCTGAAGGTTAGTTGTCAACAGTTTGCTCAGGGGGCAGCAAACAAATATCCTGGGCAGAGCAAACAGTGAAAGGCACCACCCACTTGGTCAAGGATTACTAGCATTTGTCAAAAATACGTTATTGGATAAATACAGGGACTCGACAACATGCTGTTCGCTTCTTTTAACCCTCACATAGAAGATCACTTAAAAAACTAGACCATCAAATGAAGCCAGATACGTAGACAAGTATGAGACAGATTTCTGCTGTAAGCCTGTCtgctaatatattttttgttgcttAAGAATACTTTGGAATTGTGAACTACTGGAATTGTATTGTTAAGGGGAACAACTAATGTTAGTGTAAGGTAATATAGTCTCCCTCATAAACTCTGATCTCTGGTTTTTAAAAGTGGTCAGAACTGTGGCAGTGTGTCCCCATGAACGccttctcattttcatttacagcatttatcagacgcccttatccagagggactttaaatctgtagttacagggacagtccccctgcagcaacttgctcagggacacaatagtagaaagtgggatttgaacctgggtcttctggttcataggcgagtgtgttacccactagactacaaCCACCCATGTTCGTACTTAGCGTCAACATGGACCTCTGCAGTTCACAGTGCAGTGTCTGGTTTGACCTATGGCTTATGTCAAAACAGCCAAGGTTTTGCGTGGGTGGCCAGTGGAGTTGTGAAGTGAAGCTTTACTTGTTTATACTCTCTTCCGGATAGAAAATAGGAATAGTCTAAAGCATGCACACTCCAACATATATGCCCCAAAGTGCAACAACAGCGCAGATCATACTTACAAATGTAATTATAgaattaatgcaaaataaaaaacaagatatCTGTACATGTTTGATGCACAAATGTATCTATAAGTATCCATAGCAGTAATCACCATAATTGGCACCTATTTCACAGGCCCTTTCCACAAAGTGTACATTCTTAACACATATCTTGGTATTTATGCAAAATGTTGAATCAATGTGGGATAAAACATTAACCCACCATTTGGTGATCTGCGTGCAGTAAAGCGAGTAGGCTCTGAGACAAGTGTTTGGGCATCTATTCGTGACATTGTGGtaacaaaaaatgtcaatggaATGGTTGGCAcgttcatgaaaaaaaacaaagaggggtttatttttttctccatttcttaATACAAGACTAATTTAGTGTGTTtgtaaaaaaagcaataataattGAGCGACTAGTTGTAAGGAGTGCGTTTAAAAGGGAACATTTTTGTTTATCGCAGGTGAGCGGGCGCCTTTTTTACCACAATCCCTTGATTAGTTGCGCAACCGCTGACTTGCCGTGGCTTCTTCGCACGAAGCAAAGTTTGTACCCCTGGACCCAAATGTGACACACACCCTCATGAGCACAGGAGCTGTTCCTGTCGTCCCTAAACCCCTAAAATTGGATTCCCGCGCGTGCACGTTTCCTTACTACGTCTTACTACGTTTGGTAAGTTCGAATCAGTTGAAAGGTTTCCTTCTTTTGTCCCTCTAGCGACAGTCAGCGTGTTACAATAAATCTGCGGAGGAGTACTCTGCTGAAACTTTGGAGAAATTAAGTAAGTATAGTATTATTGGGGTGCTGTTCTGTTTGGGACATGCACAGAGGccctgtttgggtttttttccgGTCAGAAATGGTGCACCGGTTACATGTTAGTCGTATTTTATTATAGGTGTTACAATGTGATTTCACCGTATGCATGTAGTAAAAGctctaaatatatttacacatttctcACCTTACAATAAAAGACCAATAGACTAAATTGTGTCAAAGGGGAGCGTTGGATGGGAATTCTGTGTACTACTTAATGTATGGAACAAGATTAAATAGACCATTGTTAATATAAAATCAGGCATACTCtgtgggtggttgtagcctagtgagtaacacactcttctatgaaccagaagacccaggttcaaatcccacttactaccattgtgtccctgagcaagacacttaacactatgttgctccagggggagactgtccccgtaattactgattgtaaatcgctctggataagggcgtctgataaatgccgtaaatgtaaatggtggcaGGATTTTGCCATTTACCTTGGACAGCAGCTCTTCATTCTGCTTCAGGGTATTGCAGGTGTAAATGTATGGATTCATGGTATTTTGTCTAATAGCTTTGCTCCTCTGTCCTCCATCAGTCTGTGTCATTGAATTTTGAAACTCTTCTTCCGGTTCCGAGTGACATTGATCCCTTGTTTTAGGTGAGAACCACAAAGCAGGATTTGTGGCTCCATTGTGTCTGTAAGGTGACCAGTCACAGAATCAGCTTCCACAAAAATACCTTTTAGACAAGAAAAGGTCGCTCCACTTCTGTTACACCGCAACGTAGTAACCGCAAAGTACCAGGAGCTTTCCTGCAGCCAgacttctctctctttctctctctcaataGAGAGACCGTTTTATTTCTATTCAGCACTTTTATCAattgcatggatggatggaaactTAAAAGTACAACATGTAATATTTGGTGATTAGGTGGATTTATTCTTCATCAGGGAGTgctatttcacaaaaaaaaaactaggttACGGTACCTACAGGGTTGTTGATTAGAGATTAGAATATAATCTGTTCTGtctattaaatataatttattcttTAATTCAAACTGTGGCCAGACTTGATGCTGCACTAACTCACTATCACCTCTTTATGTTCACAGTGAGGTTAGAAGATTGGTCGGGACATCACATTGTTAATTAAtcagtttgtattttttatgttttaaaccacATCTTAAACATTGCACATACTGTAGTTTTTTGAACTGCAGAGTTGAgaatatttctttcatttatccAGGATGACATGGGTCCTTATGTTCTGATCCtgctgttttctctcttttgtcaTGTAATAACGGtaaggaataaaaaaacaccagatAATATTAAACGGTAAAGATAGAACTTCATTTTAGAAATGTCTTTCTCTgtcctttttattattgttaggAAGAACCTGCAGGAGATGAAGGGCTGTGTGGAGAAGTTCTTAGCGTGGAGAACCAGAGGGCTATGGGGGTGGCTGTAGCAAAACTGGGCCTACAGCTGCTGGAGCACCTACAGCCCAGTCCTGAGGAACCAAACGTACTAATATCACCACTGAGCATCTCCTTGGCACTTTCCCAACTCGCGCTGGGTAAGAGAGATATGAAGACTCTGATACCAtccgtttagattttttttttttacctctggtGCAGGATAACATCTTGACGTTCCTTAAAAAGGGTTTGGGTTAAGTTGTGCTATATACATCTAAGGAAGAAACTAGAGTCATGTACAAATGGAATGCAGCACTTTCTTGCTGTATATTTGGCATTTAAAAGAAGAACCTCTCAGCTTTCATTATACCATGATAACTGAAATCCAGTCTATGTTCAAAGAAAATCAATAGATCTGCATattgtccaaaaaaataatttatttgatgTCTCTGTATAATATTCTCACATTGTctttgtttggggcctcagaagATGTACCTGCCCTGGAGATGGCGTTTCATATATAGTGCTGAATTGCTTTGCAAATGGCTCCATCTGGTGGTATAGTGCTGAATGTAAATATGCTTGTTTACttgcagttaaaaaaacaaaaaacaaggaaCTTATTTCTTTAGTGGAAACCATCAGGTGTAGGGTTTGAAAAGAAGGATGTTTTGGGTGGATTGTTCAATATAGATGacaaattgtttttaaaatgtttctcaCTCAACGTGGAGACGATTGTGACTTTAGGGAAGGCCGTTGACATGCCACACTTCCGATTGAAATCCTACAGCTAAAGCAGTAGTGATGTGGCTTAAGAACGAAATGGGAAAAGTCTTTGTGGACTGGAATAAGAGCATGACCTTGGTCTCAACCTGACCATAGTCCACCAACGTTTCCCTCACAAATTGCACAGTTTTGTGGGGAGTGATGAACAAATATTGCCAAATCTGGCTCAGCTGTATTTAGATACCTACTGTACACAAAGGTCTATAAAGCATAAGCTCAGAATAATAGATGATAATGGGTTCTACTGAGGCTTTTTTCTGGCATGTTTTATTGGTTTCAATTTTCCCTCCATTTTTTCTCCAATTGGGAGGTTTAGCATGTGTACATAAAGATGAAAGTGTGTGTCTACATAAACAGTGTAACTAAAGAGGGTCTAGCCATGTTAGAGATAAGAGCAGGAGCAGATAAGATGAAAACATAGCACAGCAGAACAAGAGCACATGACTACCtatgtgttcatgtgtatatatagatatcTATCAATGTATAGCATTCCACAGAaagtgtgtatttatgtataaatgCATACTGCATGAATCATGTACAAACAAGAATCTAATTGTTTAGTCCATTCTAACTCATAAGACACGAAGCCAAATGCAACTTGTGTCTTTGTCCTCTAGGTGCAAGAAAAGAGACAGAAGAGCAGCTTCTGCAGGCTCTCCATGTTAAAGATCTGCCGTGCCACCACGAGGTCCTCAGTAGcattcagcagcagctcaaCCCCATGATCACACAAGTGGCCTCTCGTTTATACTTGCGTGCTGGTGAGATCATTTGTCATCTAAGCTGTAAATAATCATTAGGGCTATGGACTCTTGTAGAATTCagatgttcaccagtgtcttgtAGAATTCAGAtgttcacacactgctccccaggcgcctttcatggctgcccactgctcaccagggtgaTTAGTTAAATGTACTGTGCACCGtgatgacagtcacttcactttcactcacacctatggccaatttagagtcaccaatttACCTATTgcgcattacatttacatttaaggcatttggcagacgcccatatccagagcgacttacaatgtgctttcaagttaccatctatgaagtgatcagttctggttcattaggaccccaaactatgaatacaatctttttattcactcttgttgtagattctgtacacaagttggacaataagaagtttacaagttaatctaaatattctctaaagaggaaggtcttgagctgccatttgaaaatactcaatactgttctgacctcaaggtgaagttcattccaccaccgaggggccaagacggagaagagtctagatgaatgttttccttttacctttagcgatgggggggaccagacgagcagtactggaggctcggagtatacgaggtgcagtgcgaggtgtaataagggctgtcaggtaggatggggctactccatgtttggcattgtaggccagcatcagggtggtgtgggagaatttggaaaagttgaagattagtcatgctgctgcattttgagttgtagaggtcagattgtacatagaggtagaccagctagaagagagttacagtagtccagtcgtgagattactaaggactgaaccagtatctgggtggcctgtgttgacagatattgtagagaaggagtctacatgagcaggaaagattgttcctccaaggttgcgggctgttgtagaaggagagagctgtgagttgtccaggtaaatagcaagatcctgatgtggtaaataatctgctggaatgaatattagttcagttttgatCTGATCGAGTTTGAGGAAAAGAGACGATAaattgtgtgtcgtcggcatagcagtggtaggataatccatgtgaagaaatgacctcaccaagtgatctcatgtagagggagaaaaggagaggacctagtactgagccttgagggacaccagtggagagtctatgtgaggcagaagtggatcctttccaagtcacttggtaagatcactcatcaaggtaggaagcaaaccactgccatgctgagccctgaactccaagcctcttcaggatagacaagagagtcttgtggttaactgtgtcaaatgctgcagagaggtcaaggagaataagaaccgatgacagttttgccgatctggccgcatgtagcttctcagtcagaagggcagtctccatagaatgagctgttctgaagccagactggttaggatccaggagtttgttctgtgacagattaAGTGAtggctgattgtagacacaccgCTCAaagattttggatagaaatgagaggagggaaactggtctgtagttgttgatgtctgtaggatcagcagtgggtttctttggaagaaccctggctgttttaaggcagatggtacatggccagatgacattgagctgtttatgatataagaaatgaaagggatgaggtcaggggagatagtttgaagcattgcagaagggattggatctagtggacaggtggttggattgcctgtagatattatatgaatgatttcatcagatgtgagcttggaaaattgatttagagcagttgttgaattttcagagggtagagtaggatttgtggtggagaatgtctgacagattttttttaatcttcccTTGAAGATtaaaaatcatcagctgttagggaagatggggcagggggagtcggagggttgagtagggataagaatatgttgtggagtttttgagggttgtgggcagaggcttttGCGCATGCTTTTGTGTGGCGGGACGAGAACCCAGAGGAACGGGGGGATGGCATGCAAACCCCACAAGACCATGGCATTCCCACCCACTGTTGGGCAAATATCTGGAGGTGTGGTCTCGTGCTGTATTGGATATATCATTTGGTTGGATATTTTCCTTCATCCATTTGTACATTAACTCTATAAAAGATAAGATTTGagattgtctgtgtttgttggaATTATAGAGTAGACCTCGAAATGGGTATCAAGTCATTAGACTAAACCCACTGActctcttctgtttttttttttgtttttttttttccccagggtTTCAGGTGAAGGATTTATTCTTACAGGAATCTTTGCGCCTGTACAAGTCTGGACCAGCCACCCTAAGCGGAGTAGAAGCAGTAAACCACTGGGTGGAGGAGACCACCAAGGGTCACATGAAAAACTTCCTTTCCACCATCCCTGCAAACGTGGTCCTCATTCTGATTAATGCAGTGCACTTTAAAGGTGGGTTGTCTTTGTCAGGACATGTTCACTGATTACTATCAGTGCAATGAGGATTAAAAATATGGTATTAATCCTTGATTGAATGATCAGTTTGGCCCCATCTGCTTAAGAGCATttataacaattaaaaaaagtttgcttTGTTCTGCATTCTGTGGTCACACTTCAGCTGCTAATCTGCTGACTGCATTTCAGAGTTCAGTCACATGTGTAGCTCTTTGCCTTCCAGGCGAGTGGGAGTCACGCTTTGAAAAGGAGTTTACGTCTAAGGAGCTCTTCTATGTCGACAGCAAAAAGTCGGTCGAAGTGGATATGATGGTAGCGCCCAAGTACCCACTGAGCATGCTGGTGGATGAAATGCTTGGGGCCCAGGTGGGTCAGCaagttttttttgctgtgactGTGTAGGAGATATGCTATTATGTAGACTTAATCATAATTATTGAATTGTCGCATTATGCGTAATCTCAGTACCTGAGTACACAAAATATGTGTCTGCAAGTATTCcatgtgaaaataataataagttcctatgcatttggggcagtggtggcctagcagttaaagaagaggctcaatcaaaaggttgccggttcgaatcccgagccgccaagttgccactgaggtgccactgagcaaaaacaccgtccccacacactgctccccaggcgcctgtcatggctgcccactgctcactaagggtgatggttaaataaaagggacacatttcgttgtggcaccgtgtgctgtgctgcattgtttctcACTTTCATTtagcagaagaaaagaaaagccctGTTCCGTGCAGTTCTGTTCATACTCTTCATAATTTCAAATACATAAAcgccccccaccctccccccaTTCCCGTTTCAGGTGGCCCGTTTCAGATTCCAGAACGACACAAGTTTTCTGGTCGTGATGCCTTTGCCGATGCACGAGAACGTGTCAACTGTGGCAGCCAAGCTGAACATCTCAGATTTGTACGACCGACTGCCAGCTGAAACTACCATGCAGGTCAAGCTGCCAAAGCTCTCGCTGGAGTACAAGAaggaactgcaggaggcgctttCTGTCAATGGTGAGCGAGCAAACCGATTTCCCAACGTGCACCAGGGCATGCATTGGGTGAGGTTCAAATTCCCTAGTTCACTAAATCAGAATGCCTGAATGAAACATTTCAAGTGCAGAGAAGTGTGTAACAGGAGCAGATTTAAATCACCTAAGAATAGGAAGCAGGACCCAGTAGAACTGACTACCtcccattttacaaaaacataattttcagAAATAATGAATCTCAGAGAAATAGATAATTAGCATTAGTTTGTATCTGCTAATTTCTGTAAATCCCGAGGACATAATTTgctgtgacattagtgaacatgcccctGTGCTACGTCTTCCACAGCACCAGGAAAATATGGCCTCTAAAGTTAGACAAATTATGAATTCCTGCTATAGTGCATAGATGGGTTGTCAATAATGCTGGTGtcttcttctctctcatctTCCTTTTATAGGATTGGGTTCTCTGTTTTCTGGACCTGACCTTTCGGGGATAACCAACGGCCCCCTGCAGGTGTCCAGCGTGCAGCACGCTTCAGCAATCCAGCTGAACGAGGAGGGGGCCGAAGCCTCGGCCGCCACCTCCATCCACCTCCTGCGCTCCATTCCCATGTTCACTGTCAACATGCCATTCTTCTTCGCCCTGACGGACGATACCTCACACGTGCCCCTTTTCCTAGGCATAGTGACCAACCCGAGTCCAGGCGCAGAGCTCATTGAACTCAATGACGAACCCCAAAACGATGGGCCTGCGGCATGCGAGAGCCCACAAGCGATTGAGCCTTCTGGAGATGGTGCCGGAACCCCAGATCCAACTAACGGAGAACAGAAGAACAACACTGAGCTAAAAACAGGAGCAGGGAACTGTCCCAAACCTTCACTGACTCTGCCTTCTGCCTGAATACCCGGCCTTCTTATAAGGAAACACTGTAGCAATGCTGTAAATAAGGATTTTCAGTACATAAGGGCGGGTCAGAAGTCTGTTATTTACTAAATGCTACAGACGGGCTGGTACACGCGGCTCACGAGCCAAACggacacacactctcgcacgcTTACGCAGACTCGTCCTCTGTTTGCTGTGTAAAGTTGAGCCCTCATTCATAGTTggtctggtttttttttcccgtccaTTGTTTTTGGTTGTGTATTCTCCTTGAGGAAAAACgttttgtgtgaaaatgaaattagTTGTCTGTTTGCTTCATATCTAATAAAAGGCAAATATGAGTATCGTTTACATCGGGGCATCTGAACTGAAACCGAAAATATTCGATTTCCTTCAGAACTTTGACGCCAGTGATTTTGACTGTCTTTGAGTGTACATGTATGGCGTCCTTATAAATGCTGACTTCAAGCCAGCATATTCCACAGTAGTTACTGTTAGAAAAGAACATTGCGAAATTACGACTCGGGGCAGTGTCTTAGGAGAAGGTCTGGGTTCTCTgtgtgtgggattttttttttcccaagcgCCCCCAAATACCTCCCACAGTCTAAAGACTTGGCGTTGGTAATCAAGCGTTTAATCCTTGATGCACTGATGTGTCCTAAAGTTACCCCTGAAGAAGTGCTGTGTTTGGCTATAATCTCACCAAAGCCCTGAAATGGATAAGTAGGCTTCTTACAAGCCCTAAATAAAATCTTGTAGGACTCTGcaattatttatgtatatatttagttACTACCCACTATAGTTATAACTATTATTGACTCTGATACAGACACAATGGTACTTGACTTAAATACCAATAAAGTGACAATGTTACagtgattttatgaatttctaaCCTGTTCTAAAAGTAGAAGGCAACATCGATGTTCATAATTAGAGAATGAACAAAATGAACCACTGTCACAATCAAGACAGGTAAAAGCAATTTTATTGATGGGACAAAGCAATCTGtcaggaaagaaaaacattcataaAAGTAAATGATTTGTGGTGACAGGACTGACAGTAAGTTCCTTTTTCCTCTTCCCGGCCCCCTCCTCACAGTGATTTTATACAGCGTGAAAGCACTGGACACAGTACATTGTGGACAGTACTTTAATGCAAAAGCCAAGACTTGAGCAGAACAAGATTCAACACAGAATCAAAACGAGAAATGGATTCCGAAAGCTTGCTTTTTAAGACGCTGTTTGCATGATATTAAGGAATGTTGTGTTACAGGAAGACATCCTTTTCTTTTAGGACTGTCTCTAGGACTGTCTCTTTGCTCTCCTTCAGTTTCCACAGCATGTCACTTCTGGATGAAGAGATGGGAAATCAATGTAACACAGAGAATCAGGAAAGACCGGCAGAGAAAGGACATGGCCCGAAGCTCTGGAGACTCACGACAAACAGAAACGAAGAGTAAAACCGGGTGCACGCTGTATGATCATTTACTGTTGCCAAAATCCCACACTGTAACAGCACCCTTGGTACGTGAAGACGTGTGACAAGAGAAGTCGAATAATACTTTCATGCAGAGTCTAGAGACGTTTCCCAGGGCGGGGGGACACTGTTCATTTGCATACAGTATTTATTAACAGGTTCCCCAAAAACTGAAAGATGGCCAGAACACAGGTTAACTTTCTGAATGCCCTCAGGCTCATCCCAGTTCAGTGTTTCCTGCAAGACAGAGCTATATATCACATACAGCTGATTTCATCATATAACATCATGTCTAACAAaaatctgtatatatatttcatacaaGCATTTTGTATTGGTAACCAAAGTGAAAAGGGCTTGAACCAAAGTGTCTTTTGAAACTTAAATCAGGTAAGCAAAGAATGGGGTGTTCCACATTGTGTTCCCAAAAccgtgaggaaaaaaaaatgataaagaaaaatgtaaatgattgaaaaaaaaaaaaataaaataaaaaaatcttccaGCTTTGGAACAATAATGTACCAGCATCCATCTCCAGAAGACCTCACCTCAAGTGCTGGGCCTACACAGGAACACACAGACACGGCTTTTTACCAGGAAGAACGACTACACCCCATTTGAAATCTCATATCCTGCAAGTTTCTGAAAAGTCATGATAAACACATGATTTTACCAGCATGTTCTTTAGCAACATATAGGAGTGTTCATGTCATTGGAAGATGTCTTTACCACTCAATAGTTCTCATGTGGTAAAAACCCAGCCAAGCATATCTAGTGAAGTGTTGCATTATTAGGACATTTGTGAGAACAACTTGGTGAACGGTAAATTCCAGACCCATTTGAGCATGACTACTGACAACTGGTTTAGTGGATGAAGGTTTCACCCATAATCTGTAGGGCTGCACTGTCAAGAAGCCATATAATCACCCAGCTGTAAAGTGAGGAAACTGCCACTTTAATGCAGTCATACAGTGAAGACATTTATAAGAACAACCATTACCTAATAATCCCatcaggagagagggagaacaaaacacataaaaagaaaagtccGGAACAGTGATAAGTGAGAGTATAAAGCAGCAGATTTGAGAAAAAGCGTGCAATCATGCCATGCAACC
The window above is part of the Denticeps clupeoides chromosome 6, fDenClu1.1, whole genome shotgun sequence genome. Proteins encoded here:
- the serpinf2a gene encoding alpha-2-antiplasmin isoform X1, which produces MSTGAVPVVPKPLKLDSRACTFPYYVLLRLEEPAGDEGLCGEVLSVENQRAMGVAVAKLGLQLLEHLQPSPEEPNVLISPLSISLALSQLALGARKETEEQLLQALHVKDLPCHHEVLSSIQQQLNPMITQVASRLYLRAGFQVKDLFLQESLRLYKSGPATLSGVEAVNHWVEETTKGHMKNFLSTIPANVVLILINAVHFKGEWESRFEKEFTSKELFYVDSKKSVEVDMMVAPKYPLSMLVDEMLGAQVARFRFQNDTSFLVVMPLPMHENVSTVAAKLNISDLYDRLPAETTMQVKLPKLSLEYKKELQEALSVNGLGSLFSGPDLSGITNGPLQVSSVQHASAIQLNEEGAEASAATSIHLLRSIPMFTVNMPFFFALTDDTSHVPLFLGIVTNPSPGAELIELNDEPQNDGPAACESPQAIEPSGDGAGTPDPTNGEQKNNTELKTGAGNCPKPSLTLPSA
- the serpinf2a gene encoding alpha-2-antiplasmin isoform X2, with amino-acid sequence MGPYVLILLFSLFCHVITEEPAGDEGLCGEVLSVENQRAMGVAVAKLGLQLLEHLQPSPEEPNVLISPLSISLALSQLALGARKETEEQLLQALHVKDLPCHHEVLSSIQQQLNPMITQVASRLYLRAGFQVKDLFLQESLRLYKSGPATLSGVEAVNHWVEETTKGHMKNFLSTIPANVVLILINAVHFKGEWESRFEKEFTSKELFYVDSKKSVEVDMMVAPKYPLSMLVDEMLGAQVARFRFQNDTSFLVVMPLPMHENVSTVAAKLNISDLYDRLPAETTMQVKLPKLSLEYKKELQEALSVNGLGSLFSGPDLSGITNGPLQVSSVQHASAIQLNEEGAEASAATSIHLLRSIPMFTVNMPFFFALTDDTSHVPLFLGIVTNPSPGAELIELNDEPQNDGPAACESPQAIEPSGDGAGTPDPTNGEQKNNTELKTGAGNCPKPSLTLPSA